One Vicugna pacos chromosome X, VicPac4, whole genome shotgun sequence DNA window includes the following coding sequences:
- the PJA1 gene encoding E3 ubiquitin-protein ligase Praja-1 isoform X3, which yields MGQESSKPIWPKPAGGYQSNTGRRYGRRHAYVSFRPSTSQQERISGQRKTTSEVPMHRSAPSQTTKRSRSPFSTTRRSWDDSESSGISLNVDNEDYSSTSRWRETANADEGHSDGLARRGRGESSSGYAEPKYPEDKREARSDQVKPEKVPRRRRTMADPDFWTYSDDYYRYFEEDSDSDKEWTAALRRKYRGREQHLSSSGESWETLPGKEEHEAEQGRGNAGASASPSAGASAGSSGSNELEEVRGPPLQEEEQASPEEGEVPWLQYNENESSSEGDNDSGQEFLQPGVFMLDGNNNLEDDSSVSEDLEVDWSLFDGFADGLGVAEAISYVDPQFLTYMALEERLAQAMETALAHLESLAVDVEVANPPASKESIDALPEILVTEDHSAVGQEMCCPICCSEYVKGEVATELPCHHYFHKPCVSIWLQKSGTCPVCRCMFPPPL from the exons ATGGGTCAGGAATCTAGCAAGCCTATATGGCCCAAGCCAGCAGGAGGGTATCAGTCCAATACAGGCAGGAGGTATGGAAGAAGGCATGCTTATGTCAGTTTCAGGCCATCCACGAGCCAGCAGGAAAGGATTTCCGGCCAGAGAAAGACGACATCTGAAGTCCCAATGCACAGATCAGCCCCCAGTCAAACCACCAAGAGGAGCCGATCACCCTTTTCCACCACTCGTCGTAGTTGGGATGACAGCGAGAGCTCAGGAATCAGCCTGAATGTTGATAATGAGGACTACTCCAG TACTTCCAGGTGGAGGGAGACTGCCAACGCTGATGAGGGCCACTCGGATGGCCTGGCAAGAAGAGGCAGAGGCGAGAGTTCAAGTGGCTACGCTGAGCCGAAGTACCCAGAAGACAAGAGGGAAGCCAGGAGTGACCAAGTGAAGCCAGAAAAGGTGCCGAGACGGCGACGAACCATGGCCGACCCCGACTTCTGGACGTACAGCGACGATTACTATAGATACTTCGAAGAAGACTCCGACAGTGACAAAGAGTGGACTGCGGCACTGCGTCGGAAGTATCGAGGTCGGGAGCAACATCTGTCATCCAGTGGCGAGAGTTGGGAGACTCTGCCGGGGAAGGAAGAGCATGAAGCTGAGCAAGGCAGAGGGAATGCCGGTGCCAGTGCCAGCCCCAGTGCTGGTGCCAGTGCTGGCAGCAGTGGCAGCAATGAACTTGAAGAAGTTCGAGGGCCACCTCTCCAGGAAGAGGAACAGGCGTCCCCTGAAGAAGGTGAAGTTCCCTGGCTCCAATACAATGAAAACGAGAGCAGCAGTGAGGGGGATAACGATTCCGGTCAGGAGTTTCTGCAGCCGGGCGTCTTCATGCTGGATGGGAACAACAACCTGGAAGATGACTCCAGTGTTAGTGAAGACCTTGAAGTGGATTGGAGCCTCTTCGATGGGTTCGCAGATGGGTTGGGGGTGGCCGAAGCCATTTCCTACGTGGATCCTCAGTTCCTCACGTACATGGCCCTGGAGGAGCGCCTGGCGCAGGCGATGGAAACAGCACTCGCGCACCTGGAGTCTCTCGCCGTGGACGTGGAGGTGGCCAATCCACCGGCCAGCAAGGAGAGCATCGATGCTCTTCCCGAGATCCTGGTCACCGAAGATCACAGCGCAGTGGGGCAGGAGATGTGCTGTCCTATCTGTTGCAGTGAATATGTGAAGGGGGAGGTGGCCACGGAGTTGCCGTGCCACCACTATTTCCACAAGCCCTGTGTGTCCATCTGGCTTCAGAAGTCAGGCACCTGTCCCGTGTGCCGCTGCATGTTCCCTCCCCCACTTTAA
- the PJA1 gene encoding E3 ubiquitin-protein ligase Praja-1 isoform X1: MGQESSKPIWPKPAGGYQSNTGRRYGRRHAYVSFRPSTSQQERISGQRKTTSEVPMHRSAPSQTTKRSRSPFSTTRRSWDDSESSGISLNVDNEDYSRYPPREYRASGSRRGMAYGHVDCFGADDSEEEGAGPVERVPVRGKTGKFKDEKLYDPEKGARSLAGVPPQFSSFNRDVREELDKLDPAPAARCSASRAEFLPPNSMASQPSSAEGKVVPNGNSLERERREQNVPARPSRAPVSICGGGENTPKSAEEPVVRPKIRNLASPSCVKPKIFFDTDDDDDMPHSTSRWRETANADEGHSDGLARRGRGESSSGYAEPKYPEDKREARSDQVKPEKVPRRRRTMADPDFWTYSDDYYRYFEEDSDSDKEWTAALRRKYRGREQHLSSSGESWETLPGKEEHEAEQGRGNAGASASPSAGASAGSSGSNELEEVRGPPLQEEEQASPEEGEVPWLQYNENESSSEGDNDSGQEFLQPGVFMLDGNNNLEDDSSVSEDLEVDWSLFDGFADGLGVAEAISYVDPQFLTYMALEERLAQAMETALAHLESLAVDVEVANPPASKESIDALPEILVTEDHSAVGQEMCCPICCSEYVKGEVATELPCHHYFHKPCVSIWLQKSGTCPVCRCMFPPPL; the protein is encoded by the coding sequence ATGGGTCAGGAATCTAGCAAGCCTATATGGCCCAAGCCAGCAGGAGGGTATCAGTCCAATACAGGCAGGAGGTATGGAAGAAGGCATGCTTATGTCAGTTTCAGGCCATCCACGAGCCAGCAGGAAAGGATTTCCGGCCAGAGAAAGACGACATCTGAAGTCCCAATGCACAGATCAGCCCCCAGTCAAACCACCAAGAGGAGCCGATCACCCTTTTCCACCACTCGTCGTAGTTGGGATGACAGCGAGAGCTCAGGAATCAGCCTGAATGTTGATAATGAGGACTACTCCAGGTACCCGCCCAGAGAGTACAGGGCTTCGGGGAGCAGAAGAGGAATGGCTTATGGACATGTTGACTGTTTCGGGGCAGATGATagtgaggaggagggggctgggcctGTTGAGCGAGTGCCAGTGAGAGGGAAAACTGGCAAGTTTAAAGATGAGAAGCTGTATGACCCAGAGAAGGGGGCGAGGTCTTTGGCTGGGGTGCCCCCACAGTTCTCTAGTTTTAACCGTGATGTGAGAGAGGAGCTGGACAAGTTAGACCCAGCCCCTGCAGCAAGATGCTCTGCTAGCAGAGCTGAGTTCCTTCCGCCAAATAGCATGGCCTCTCAGCCATCTTCTGCTGAAGGCAAGGTGGTTCCAAATGGCAACAGCCTGGAGAGGGAGAGACGGGAGCAGAATGTACCTGCGCGTCCCAGCAGGGCTCCTGTGAGTATTTGTGGTGGTGGGGAAAACACCCCAAAGAGTGCAGAGGAACCGGTGGTGAGGCCCAAAATCAGGAATCTGGCAAGTCCCAGCTGCGTGAAacccaaaatattttttgatactgatgatgatgatgatatgcCACATAGTACTTCCAGGTGGAGGGAGACTGCCAACGCTGATGAGGGCCACTCGGATGGCCTGGCAAGAAGAGGCAGAGGCGAGAGTTCAAGTGGCTACGCTGAGCCGAAGTACCCAGAAGACAAGAGGGAAGCCAGGAGTGACCAAGTGAAGCCAGAAAAGGTGCCGAGACGGCGACGAACCATGGCCGACCCCGACTTCTGGACGTACAGCGACGATTACTATAGATACTTCGAAGAAGACTCCGACAGTGACAAAGAGTGGACTGCGGCACTGCGTCGGAAGTATCGAGGTCGGGAGCAACATCTGTCATCCAGTGGCGAGAGTTGGGAGACTCTGCCGGGGAAGGAAGAGCATGAAGCTGAGCAAGGCAGAGGGAATGCCGGTGCCAGTGCCAGCCCCAGTGCTGGTGCCAGTGCTGGCAGCAGTGGCAGCAATGAACTTGAAGAAGTTCGAGGGCCACCTCTCCAGGAAGAGGAACAGGCGTCCCCTGAAGAAGGTGAAGTTCCCTGGCTCCAATACAATGAAAACGAGAGCAGCAGTGAGGGGGATAACGATTCCGGTCAGGAGTTTCTGCAGCCGGGCGTCTTCATGCTGGATGGGAACAACAACCTGGAAGATGACTCCAGTGTTAGTGAAGACCTTGAAGTGGATTGGAGCCTCTTCGATGGGTTCGCAGATGGGTTGGGGGTGGCCGAAGCCATTTCCTACGTGGATCCTCAGTTCCTCACGTACATGGCCCTGGAGGAGCGCCTGGCGCAGGCGATGGAAACAGCACTCGCGCACCTGGAGTCTCTCGCCGTGGACGTGGAGGTGGCCAATCCACCGGCCAGCAAGGAGAGCATCGATGCTCTTCCCGAGATCCTGGTCACCGAAGATCACAGCGCAGTGGGGCAGGAGATGTGCTGTCCTATCTGTTGCAGTGAATATGTGAAGGGGGAGGTGGCCACGGAGTTGCCGTGCCACCACTATTTCCACAAGCCCTGTGTGTCCATCTGGCTTCAGAAGTCAGGCACCTGTCCCGTGTGCCGCTGCATGTTCCCTCCCCCACTTTAA
- the PJA1 gene encoding E3 ubiquitin-protein ligase Praja-1 isoform X2, with product MHRSAPSQTTKRSRSPFSTTRRSWDDSESSGISLNVDNEDYSRYPPREYRASGSRRGMAYGHVDCFGADDSEEEGAGPVERVPVRGKTGKFKDEKLYDPEKGARSLAGVPPQFSSFNRDVREELDKLDPAPAARCSASRAEFLPPNSMASQPSSAEGKVVPNGNSLERERREQNVPARPSRAPVSICGGGENTPKSAEEPVVRPKIRNLASPSCVKPKIFFDTDDDDDMPHSTSRWRETANADEGHSDGLARRGRGESSSGYAEPKYPEDKREARSDQVKPEKVPRRRRTMADPDFWTYSDDYYRYFEEDSDSDKEWTAALRRKYRGREQHLSSSGESWETLPGKEEHEAEQGRGNAGASASPSAGASAGSSGSNELEEVRGPPLQEEEQASPEEGEVPWLQYNENESSSEGDNDSGQEFLQPGVFMLDGNNNLEDDSSVSEDLEVDWSLFDGFADGLGVAEAISYVDPQFLTYMALEERLAQAMETALAHLESLAVDVEVANPPASKESIDALPEILVTEDHSAVGQEMCCPICCSEYVKGEVATELPCHHYFHKPCVSIWLQKSGTCPVCRCMFPPPL from the coding sequence ATGCACAGATCAGCCCCCAGTCAAACCACCAAGAGGAGCCGATCACCCTTTTCCACCACTCGTCGTAGTTGGGATGACAGCGAGAGCTCAGGAATCAGCCTGAATGTTGATAATGAGGACTACTCCAGGTACCCGCCCAGAGAGTACAGGGCTTCGGGGAGCAGAAGAGGAATGGCTTATGGACATGTTGACTGTTTCGGGGCAGATGATagtgaggaggagggggctgggcctGTTGAGCGAGTGCCAGTGAGAGGGAAAACTGGCAAGTTTAAAGATGAGAAGCTGTATGACCCAGAGAAGGGGGCGAGGTCTTTGGCTGGGGTGCCCCCACAGTTCTCTAGTTTTAACCGTGATGTGAGAGAGGAGCTGGACAAGTTAGACCCAGCCCCTGCAGCAAGATGCTCTGCTAGCAGAGCTGAGTTCCTTCCGCCAAATAGCATGGCCTCTCAGCCATCTTCTGCTGAAGGCAAGGTGGTTCCAAATGGCAACAGCCTGGAGAGGGAGAGACGGGAGCAGAATGTACCTGCGCGTCCCAGCAGGGCTCCTGTGAGTATTTGTGGTGGTGGGGAAAACACCCCAAAGAGTGCAGAGGAACCGGTGGTGAGGCCCAAAATCAGGAATCTGGCAAGTCCCAGCTGCGTGAAacccaaaatattttttgatactgatgatgatgatgatatgcCACATAGTACTTCCAGGTGGAGGGAGACTGCCAACGCTGATGAGGGCCACTCGGATGGCCTGGCAAGAAGAGGCAGAGGCGAGAGTTCAAGTGGCTACGCTGAGCCGAAGTACCCAGAAGACAAGAGGGAAGCCAGGAGTGACCAAGTGAAGCCAGAAAAGGTGCCGAGACGGCGACGAACCATGGCCGACCCCGACTTCTGGACGTACAGCGACGATTACTATAGATACTTCGAAGAAGACTCCGACAGTGACAAAGAGTGGACTGCGGCACTGCGTCGGAAGTATCGAGGTCGGGAGCAACATCTGTCATCCAGTGGCGAGAGTTGGGAGACTCTGCCGGGGAAGGAAGAGCATGAAGCTGAGCAAGGCAGAGGGAATGCCGGTGCCAGTGCCAGCCCCAGTGCTGGTGCCAGTGCTGGCAGCAGTGGCAGCAATGAACTTGAAGAAGTTCGAGGGCCACCTCTCCAGGAAGAGGAACAGGCGTCCCCTGAAGAAGGTGAAGTTCCCTGGCTCCAATACAATGAAAACGAGAGCAGCAGTGAGGGGGATAACGATTCCGGTCAGGAGTTTCTGCAGCCGGGCGTCTTCATGCTGGATGGGAACAACAACCTGGAAGATGACTCCAGTGTTAGTGAAGACCTTGAAGTGGATTGGAGCCTCTTCGATGGGTTCGCAGATGGGTTGGGGGTGGCCGAAGCCATTTCCTACGTGGATCCTCAGTTCCTCACGTACATGGCCCTGGAGGAGCGCCTGGCGCAGGCGATGGAAACAGCACTCGCGCACCTGGAGTCTCTCGCCGTGGACGTGGAGGTGGCCAATCCACCGGCCAGCAAGGAGAGCATCGATGCTCTTCCCGAGATCCTGGTCACCGAAGATCACAGCGCAGTGGGGCAGGAGATGTGCTGTCCTATCTGTTGCAGTGAATATGTGAAGGGGGAGGTGGCCACGGAGTTGCCGTGCCACCACTATTTCCACAAGCCCTGTGTGTCCATCTGGCTTCAGAAGTCAGGCACCTGTCCCGTGTGCCGCTGCATGTTCCCTCCCCCACTTTAA